The Oxobacter pfennigii genome includes the window TATGAGCGGGCTAGCTATCAAGGATATGTTTAAATATGGATTAATGGGCACAGCATTACTTCTGATAACAGTTTTGCTTCTCAACGGGCTTTACATTGCCGTATATTTATAAAGCCTTTATATAATCGGCTGAAGGAAAGAAATTGCTCTTTTTTCTTTAGCCGATTATAAACTTTCGGAATTATAAGTATATATGCAGTTATTATGATGGAGGCATAATTTCAGTGTTATTATTTTCAGCTACAAATTACTTTACCACTTCTATATGATCAAAGTTTCGTTTTAGTTTATACATTCTTTTAATGACAAATATATTTTTCGAATACTCATTAGCAATTTCCCTGGCTTTTTTCGAATCGCGGTTTCTAAAGGCTTCCAAGAGCTTTTTATGTTCTTCCAAATGGGTATTGGCAGGGAAATCACTCTTCATATCATTTGTGTAATAGTAATGAATCATCAATAATTTTTCATGCATGCGTAAGCTTTCGTTGTAAAGAAAGTTATTGTTTGTCAGTCTGGCAATGGATAAATGGAAATCCTGATGGCATTTATATACATTGGATACTTGCTCAGGATCATTAAGCATATATAATTGCATATCAGTCAGCCTTTTTTGTTCCAAAAATAACAATTGCTGCTTTGTGATCTGGAGTGCGGTAATTTCTGCGGCAGAGCGGCGCAAAAAGCGAAGGTATTCAATTATATCAATAGTTTCATTAATTGAAAGGTTTTTAACTATATATCCTTTTTTGGTATCAGAGATTATATAATCATTTTGTTCCAGGAGCTGCAGTGCCTCCCGAATTGGAGTTCTGCT containing:
- a CDS encoding GntR family transcriptional regulator; the encoded protein is MEKIKSDYLKNVKQLQISDAIYTTLKESIIQNQLDSNFRLKEEELASILNVSRTPIREALQLLEQNDYIISDTKKGYIVKNLSINETIDIIEYLRFLRRSAAEITALQITKQQLLFLEQKRLTDMQLYMLNDPEQVSNVYKCHQDFHLSIARLTNNNFLYNESLRMHEKLLMIHYYYTNDMKSDFPANTHLEEHKKLLEAFRNRDSKKAREIANEYSKNIFVIKRMYKLKRNFDHIEVVK